Below is a window of Thermodesulfovibrio thiophilus DSM 17215 DNA.
CCCGGGGATTCAAGGTGGACCACTTGTTCATGTGATTGCAGCAAAAGCTGTTGCATTTAATGAAGCTCTTTCAGATAATTTTAAAGAATACCAGCAAAACATTGTTAAAAATGCTAAAGCTCTTGCTGATGCATTGAAAAAAAGAGGCTTCAAACTTGTCTCTGATGGAACAGATAATCACCTTATGCTTGTTGACCTTACAAATTTTAATATTACCGGGAAAGAAGCTGAAGAAGGTCTTGATAAAGCGGGTATTACAGTAAACAAGAACACAATTCCATTTGATACAAAACCACCAACAGTTACGTCTGGTATAAGAATTGGCACTCCTTCAGTTACAACTAGAGGTATGGGTGAAAATGAAATGGAAGAAATAGCAGAGATTATAGAAAGAGTGATTAAAAATGTTTCAAATAATGCAGTTATAAAAGATATGAAGAGAAAAGTTCAGGCATTATGTGAGAAGTTTCCAATTTATTGATGTTTTCTTAGTTTTTTAAAAAATTTCTGTAAAATGTGTATGCATTGGTCTTCAAGAATGCCTCTTGTAATTTCAACATGATGATTAAGACGTGGATCATCAATAATATTGTAAAGACTCCTTACTCCTCCACCTTTTTTATCATCACATCCATAAACAAGTCTTTTAAGTCTTGCATTAACCAATGCTCCAGCACACATAATACATGGCTCTTTTGTTACATAAAGAGTTGACTCCGTTAGTCTCCATGCACCTAGAATCATTCCAGCTTGTCTTATCGCTAAAATCTCTGCATGAGCTGTAGGATCATTTGTTGTTTCTTTTATATTATGAGCTCTTGTAACTATCTCATTGTTTATTACCAAAACAGCACCAACTGGGACTTCTTCCTTCTCGTATGCCTTCTGTGCCTCTTTTAATGCCTCTTTCATGAAATAGATGTCATAAGCCAGTTCGTCCACTCATCAATACCATATCCTG
It encodes the following:
- the tadA gene encoding tRNA adenosine(34) deaminase TadA — its product is MDELAYDIYFMKEALKEAQKAYEKEEVPVGAVLVINNEIVTRAHNIKETTNDPTAHAEILAIRQAGMILGAWRLTESTLYVTKEPCIMCAGALVNARLKRLVYGCDDKKGGGVRSLYNIIDDPRLNHHVEITRGILEDQCIHILQKFFKKLRKHQ